A stretch of the Azorhizobium caulinodans ORS 571 genome encodes the following:
- a CDS encoding flagellar motor switch protein FliM, protein MLLDAAGLSIDRMPMLHVIFDRLGTLCAEGLRQLAASQAFYSLSSIETGRIGDVLEMYEGMAVAGVFHVPMWDSHIIVGFDRDFVFTMIEALFGADGSEPPVDDERSFSNIELRISQAIFEQMQKALHNAFTMVSDTQFKFERQETRMDFAVIGRRNNLAVTAKFLLQALNRGGEMFVIIPQSALTPMRQALARTTPAETSGRDPIWTKQIRDEVNRTQVKVRAILEERHYPLGEIADFKVGQVLHLQATPRTLVKLESADQPLFWCHLGQAEGAYVLRVEEQINLNQEFVDDILPR, encoded by the coding sequence ATGCTGCTCGATGCGGCGGGGCTGTCGATCGACCGCATGCCCATGCTGCACGTCATCTTCGACCGCCTGGGCACGCTCTGCGCCGAAGGCCTCCGCCAGCTGGCCGCCTCACAGGCCTTCTACTCGCTCTCGAGCATCGAGACGGGCCGCATCGGCGACGTGCTGGAAATGTACGAAGGCATGGCGGTGGCCGGCGTGTTCCACGTTCCGATGTGGGACAGCCACATCATCGTCGGCTTCGACCGCGACTTCGTGTTCACGATGATCGAGGCGCTGTTCGGCGCCGACGGCTCCGAGCCGCCGGTGGACGACGAGCGCAGCTTCTCCAACATCGAGCTGCGCATCTCGCAGGCCATCTTCGAGCAGATGCAGAAGGCGCTCCACAACGCCTTCACCATGGTGAGCGACACCCAGTTCAAGTTCGAGCGGCAGGAAACCCGCATGGACTTCGCGGTCATCGGCCGCCGCAACAACCTTGCCGTCACCGCCAAGTTCCTGCTCCAGGCGCTGAACCGCGGCGGCGAGATGTTCGTCATCATCCCGCAGTCGGCCCTGACGCCCATGCGCCAGGCACTCGCCCGCACCACGCCCGCCGAGACTTCCGGCCGCGACCCGATCTGGACCAAGCAGATCCGCGACGAGGTCAACCGCACGCAGGTCAAGGTTCGCGCAATCCTCGAGGAGCGACACTATCCCCTCGGCGAGATCGCCGACTTCAAGGTGGGCCAGGTGCTCCATCTGCAGGCCACGCCACGGACGCTCGTGAAGCTGGAAAGCGCCGACCAGCCGCTCTTCTGGTGCCATCTCGGCCAGGCCGAAGGCGCTTATGTGCTGCGGGTCGAAGAGCAGATCAATCTGAACCAGGAGTTCGTCGATGACATTCTTCCCCGTTGA
- a CDS encoding flagellar motor switch protein FliG, which translates to MAPQPLTGKSRPLHGTDKVAALLMTMGTPIANRILKHFEPDEIKLVTRAIAELRPMPTAVVESLIEEFASSFVAGANLVGTAQDVERLLTGVLPPEQIAEIMNELLGAANHSIWDRISTVSENILATYIMKEHPQTAALILSKVRPSCAAKVMSHIPADKRNSLMRRMLTFKPIVDATMQVIEKTIHEDFMMNFSRNAGADPHARMADIINKMEREDMEMVLSSLAATRPKSAEILKGLLFTFEDIVKLTPKARTSLFDQVPNDKLILALKGTDVEFREIILQSLGSRVRRMVEQELGNGEPSAQKEVAEARRTITDMALDMAGRGEIEINTGNDDEAYVR; encoded by the coding sequence ATGGCCCCCCAACCGCTGACCGGCAAGTCCCGCCCACTGCACGGCACGGACAAGGTGGCGGCGCTGCTCATGACCATGGGCACGCCGATCGCCAACCGCATCCTCAAGCATTTCGAGCCGGACGAGATCAAGCTCGTCACGCGCGCGATTGCGGAACTGCGGCCGATGCCGACCGCGGTCGTCGAAAGCCTGATCGAGGAGTTTGCGTCGAGCTTCGTCGCCGGCGCCAATCTCGTGGGCACGGCACAGGATGTGGAACGGCTGCTGACGGGCGTTCTGCCGCCCGAGCAGATCGCCGAGATCATGAACGAGCTGCTGGGCGCAGCCAATCATTCGATCTGGGACCGCATCTCCACGGTCAGCGAGAACATCCTCGCCACCTACATCATGAAAGAGCATCCGCAGACGGCGGCGCTCATCCTCTCCAAGGTGCGCCCCTCGTGCGCCGCCAAGGTGATGAGCCACATCCCCGCGGACAAGCGCAACAGCCTGATGCGCCGCATGCTCACCTTCAAGCCCATCGTCGACGCCACCATGCAGGTGATCGAGAAGACCATCCATGAGGACTTCATGATGAACTTCTCGCGCAACGCCGGCGCCGACCCGCATGCCCGCATGGCCGACATCATCAACAAGATGGAGCGCGAAGACATGGAAATGGTCCTGTCCTCGCTGGCGGCCACCCGGCCGAAGTCGGCGGAAATCCTCAAGGGCCTGCTCTTTACCTTCGAGGACATCGTCAAGCTCACGCCCAAGGCGCGCACGTCGCTGTTCGACCAGGTGCCGAACGACAAGCTCATCCTGGCGCTCAAGGGCACGGACGTGGAATTCCGCGAAATCATCCTCCAGTCGCTGGGCTCGCGCGTGCGCCGCATGGTCGAGCAGGAACTGGGGAACGGCGAGCCGTCGGCACAGAAGGAGGTGGCGGAGGCCCGCCGCACGATCACCGACATGGCGCTGGACATGGCGGGACGCGGAGAAATCGAGATCAATACCGGCAACGACGACGAAGCCTACGTGCGATAA
- the flhB gene encoding flagellar biosynthesis protein FlhB: MSDDTDKESKTEEATERKVSDALEKGNVPYSRETALFASLLGILGVLTFFVVNPVRILTVELTHFLDNPAGFTLAGSDDAIALAWGVLLLMGQVLLPAVLLLAAAGLAASLFQNTPRLVLNRIQPQFSRIDPMKGWTRIFSRDGGIEFGKSAFKLVVVAVICGVLLMSERDKVMNAMYSDPLLMPSVILSLATRLISAVCVATIVLVALDLVWSRFHWRAELRMTKQEVKEEMKQQEGDPMVKARMRSLAQQRARQRMMSSVPKATLVVANPTHYAIALYYDRQKGGAPQVVAKGTDLIALKIREIAERCSIPVIEDKPLARAMYDAVEVDQWIPPEFYKPVAKILYFIYSRGTNAAKQ, from the coding sequence ATGTCCGACGATACCGACAAGGAAAGTAAAACCGAAGAGGCAACGGAGCGCAAAGTCTCCGATGCCTTGGAGAAGGGAAACGTTCCCTATTCGCGCGAGACGGCGCTGTTCGCCTCGCTGCTGGGCATCCTCGGGGTCCTGACGTTCTTCGTCGTGAATCCCGTGCGCATCCTGACCGTCGAGCTCACGCACTTCCTCGACAATCCCGCGGGCTTCACGCTGGCGGGGTCGGACGATGCCATCGCCCTCGCCTGGGGCGTGCTGCTGCTGATGGGCCAGGTTCTGCTGCCGGCGGTCCTTCTGCTGGCGGCGGCGGGCCTTGCGGCTTCGCTGTTCCAGAACACGCCGCGCCTCGTGCTGAACCGCATCCAGCCGCAGTTCAGCCGCATCGATCCCATGAAGGGATGGACGCGCATCTTCAGCCGGGACGGCGGTATCGAGTTCGGAAAGTCGGCGTTCAAGCTGGTCGTGGTGGCGGTCATCTGCGGTGTCCTGCTCATGTCCGAGCGGGACAAGGTGATGAACGCCATGTACAGTGACCCGCTGCTGATGCCGTCGGTCATCCTGTCCCTGGCCACGCGGCTGATCTCCGCCGTCTGCGTCGCCACCATCGTCCTGGTGGCCCTTGATCTCGTCTGGTCCCGCTTCCACTGGCGTGCCGAACTGCGCATGACCAAGCAGGAAGTGAAGGAGGAGATGAAGCAGCAGGAAGGCGACCCGATGGTGAAGGCGCGCATGCGCTCGCTGGCGCAGCAGCGCGCCCGCCAGCGCATGATGAGCTCGGTGCCGAAGGCGACCCTCGTGGTGGCCAACCCGACGCACTATGCCATCGCGCTCTATTATGACCGCCAGAAGGGCGGTGCACCGCAGGTGGTGGCCAAAGGCACCGATCTGATCGCGCTCAAGATCCGCGAGATCGCAGAGCGCTGTTCGATCCCGGTGATCGAGGACAAGCCGCTGGCCCGCGCCATGTA
- the fliN gene encoding flagellar motor switch protein FliN: MAPPDDFDKDTAQDEALFSKALKDNGKEETIGTGQGLESVMRIPVLLQVVLGSASMPVANLMKLGRGAIVPLDHRVGEPVDVVVNGRIIARGEVMVVEEDNSRFGVTLTEIVGPGGADHN; the protein is encoded by the coding sequence ATGGCACCGCCCGATGATTTCGACAAGGACACCGCCCAGGACGAAGCGCTCTTCTCCAAGGCGCTGAAAGACAACGGCAAGGAAGAGACCATCGGCACCGGCCAGGGCCTCGAATCCGTGATGCGCATCCCCGTGCTGCTGCAGGTGGTGCTCGGCTCGGCCAGCATGCCGGTGGCCAATCTCATGAAGCTCGGTCGCGGCGCCATCGTGCCGCTGGACCATCGCGTGGGCGAACCCGTGGACGTGGTGGTGAACGGCCGCATCATCGCCCGCGGCGAGGTGATGGTGGTGGAAGAAGACAACTCCCGTTTCGGCGTGACCCTCACCGAGATCGTCGGCCCCGGCGGCGCCGACCACAACTGA